The Syngnathus scovelli strain Florida chromosome 19, RoL_Ssco_1.2, whole genome shotgun sequence region AACACATTTTAGTTTGCATTTATGTTAATGTTAGAATAATAATTGCTTTCgtaattatttaataattaaataaaaacaataaataatataaaaatcatacataaaaatatacaaaaataatacaaattaaatataatgtaataATTGTGGgaatgttataataataattgcctTTAAATGAAGAAATACTCACAATGTACTTTTCTGTTCTCCCATCCTTTCTTTTTTGTAGTTTGCTTTTCTGGCTCCAGGAGCACCGGCCGACATGTTCTACACTTGTGGGCCCAATGAAGCAATGGTGGTGTCTGGTAACTCCCGCTCATCTTGCATTACAGCGGTGGTCCTCAAAGCGGAACCCCCGTGTTGATAACGTTCTTTTCTGCCAGGCTTCTGTCGCTCCCCTCCGCTGATGATCGCCGGAGGCCGAGTCTTCGTCGTCCCCTGTATTCAGAAGCTGCAGAGGTAGGAACAGCAACACAATGTCAGTCCAGTTCTGGAGTTTTCCAGCAATACAATCCTTTATGTTCCTCAGGATCTCCCTGAACACCCTGACCCTAAACGTCAAGAGCGACAAAGTGTACACCCGCCACGGCGTGCCCATCTCCGTCACGGGCATCGCTCAGGTCAGTCTGAAATACGTAAAGCAACTCGGCAGAATCACAAGTTGTTTTTACCCCACAGATGAAGATCCAGGGTCAAAACAAGCAGATGCTGGCCGCCGCCTGCCAGATGTTCATGGGCAAATCAGAGGCGGAGATCGCGCACATCGCCTTGGAGACGTTGGAGGGACACCAAAGGGCCATCATTGCTCACCTGACTGTGGAGGTGACATAAAACACAAACTGGACTCACCTATGCGCTTGATGATGCGATTCTTTGCCGTTGCAGGAGATCTACAAGGACCGTAAGAAGTTCTCGGAGCACGTCTTCAAAGTGGCGTCGTCCGACCTTCTCAACATGGGCATCAGCGTGGTCAGCTACACGCTTAAAGACGTGCACGACGACCAGGTTGGCGGCTCCGCCCACCCTGGAAATGCCGGCCAACAAAAAGCAATCaggttgatttatttatttattttgcttagGATTACCTGCACTCCTTGGGGAAGGCTCGCACGGCGCAGGTGCAAAAAGACGCTCGCATCGGCGAGGCGCTCAACAAGAAGGACTCCGTCATCAGGGTGAGAAAGTTGACAAGCTCGCACGTCCTCGCTAGTCATGTGATTGAAGTCATGAAGACAGGAACTGAGATAATGCCGCTCCCCTGGCCCCGGCAGGAGGCGCACGCCATGCAGGAGAAGGTGTCGGCGCAGTACAAGAACGAGATCGACATGGCTAAGGCGCAGCGCGACTACGAGCTGAAGAAGGCGGCGTACGACATGGAGGTGAACACCAAGAAGGCTGAGTCGGAGATGGCCTACCAGCTGCAGGTGGCCAAGACCAAGCAGCGCATCGAGGAGGAACGCATGCAGGTGCAGGTGGTGGAGCGCAGCCAGCAGATCACGCTGCAGGAGCAGGAAATCACACGAAAGGAGAAGGAGCTGGAGGCCAAGGTCAAGAAACCCGCTGAGGCTGAGAAGTACCGACTGGAGAAGCTGGCCGAGGCCCAGCGGTCAGTTCTCAGTCTTTatcaagcaattttttttctcaatttcaCTTTCAGTATTCGTGTCAATTAGTTTttgtggcgttttttttttcttgcagtctcAAGATGATCATGGAGGCGGAAGCCGAGGCTGAGTCCatcagggtgaataaaaaaaaaaataatttaatacatTTGCAGTGTTTCAAAAAtgtcaaatatattttattctctGACCGTGCCGGCAGATGAAGGGCGAGGCGGAGGCATACGCCGTGGAGGCCAAAGGTCGCGCTGAGGCGGAGCAGATGGCCAAGAAGGCGGAGGCCTTCCAGCAGTACGGCGCTGGCGCCATGGTGGACATGTTACTGGAGAAACTGCCTCTGGTGAGACACGCTGGAaggcaaaacacaacacaaaatgGTTGACGATTGCATTTCTTTCCACTAGATGGCGGAAGAGATCAGCAAGCCCCTGTGCGAAGCCAACAAAGTGACCATGATATCCAGCGGAGGCGATGTGGGGGCCGCCAAACTGTCCGGGGAGGTTCTGGACATCATGGCCCGCCTCCCCGACACGCTGGAAAAACTGACCGGTGTCAACATCGCCCAGGTCACACAATTAAAAACAATTAATCAATGATCAAAATTCTGATTGGCCAATAAGGATTTTAAAAGCGGTGCAGTTTTAGAAATAAGACAATAAACTCCGCCCCCTCCTTTCCATCATCTCATTTCAGGTGAGCGCCCGTAGTGGATGAGGAGGATCAGCTGACAATGTGTTTGGGCTGTCTATCAGCTGCATTGATCATAATCAGCTGTCAATCAGCTGCATTGATCATAAGcatgacacactcacacacacacacacacacacacacacacacacacacacacacacacacacacacacacacacacacacacacacgcacgagtcGTCCCGGTTTTACTGTGTTGTGCACATGCTGCAATTTTGTTGCAATATTTGTGGCTCACTAACACTGTTATCAATTTCTGTATTGTGTTGACACTGGTTGATGTATTTGGCCGAAATCGTTGCTCGAGAATGCAATATACACCAGCATGCTAACGTGTCCTGTAAATCCCGATCAATATTCATCTAATAACATGACGACAAGCATTGAAACGATTATAGTCATATATATATGTCAATCAATAATCAATCACGTTTTGGTAttaacaatgaatgaatgaatgaatctttatcTAACAAAGCTCTCGAACCTCAAGTGCTACTAACCT contains the following coding sequences:
- the flot1a gene encoding flotillin-1a, coding for MFYTCGPNEAMVVSGFCRSPPLMIAGGRVFVVPCIQKLQRISLNTLTLNVKSDKVYTRHGVPISVTGIAQMKIQGQNKQMLAAACQMFMGKSEAEIAHIALETLEGHQRAIIAHLTVEEIYKDRKKFSEHVFKVASSDLLNMGISVVSYTLKDVHDDQDYLHSLGKARTAQVQKDARIGEALNKKDSVIREAHAMQEKVSAQYKNEIDMAKAQRDYELKKAAYDMEVNTKKAESEMAYQLQVAKTKQRIEEERMQVQVVERSQQITLQEQEITRKEKELEAKVKKPAEAEKYRLEKLAEAQRLKMIMEAEAEAESIRMKGEAEAYAVEAKGRAEAEQMAKKAEAFQQYGAGAMVDMLLEKLPLMAEEISKPLCEANKVTMISSGGDVGAAKLSGEVLDIMARLPDTLEKLTGVNIAQVSARSG